In one Heteronotia binoei isolate CCM8104 ecotype False Entrance Well chromosome 1, APGP_CSIRO_Hbin_v1, whole genome shotgun sequence genomic region, the following are encoded:
- the LOC132577425 gene encoding protein Tob2-like, whose translation MYQEVKEALSVITFYLYDWLPRRRVDHFREELEQLLERKYEGHWYPETPLRGSAYRCIWIGKTRDSVVELAAKRSGLTVEDVQDSIPAELTVWIDPFEVSYRFGEEGPVETVYLKDNKGCSTAKGQSKSRSRLNPEAPAFVPAGSRTTFLSGSPPPSADQSSGPTFTVATFAATKFGSTKVKKSSKRLNWGLACPGK comes from the coding sequence ATGTATCAGGAGGTGAAGGAAGCCTTGAGTGTTATCACCTTTTACCTGTACGATTGGCTCCCACGGAGAAGGGTTGACCATTTTAGGGAAGAATTGGAGCAGTTACTTGAGAGGAAATATGAAGGCCACTGGTACCCAGAGACACCCCTAAGGGGGTCCGCCTATCGCTGTATTTGGATAGGGAAGACCAGAGACTCTGTAGTAGAATTAGCTGCCAAAAGAAGTGGACTGACTGTAGAGGATGTCCAGGACAGTATTCCTGCAGAATTGACTGTGTGGATTGACCCATTTGAAGTCTCCTACCGATTTGGGGAAGAAGGGCCAGTCGAGACCGTGTATCTGAAAGACAATAAAGGCTGCAGCACAGCCAAGGGACAGAGCAAAAGCAGAAGCAGGCTCAACCCTGAGGCTCCGGCTTTTGTCCCCGCTGGGAGTCGGACAACCTTCTTGTCCGGCTCCCCACCTCCATCTGCTGACCAATCTTCTGGTCCAACTTTCACCGTGGCTACTTTTGCAGCTACCAAGTTTGGCTCCACAAAAGTGaagaaaagcagcaaaaggcTGAATTGGGGTCTTGCTTGCCCAGGAAAATAA